The Eurosta solidaginis isolate ZX-2024a chromosome 4, ASM4086904v1, whole genome shotgun sequence genome includes a window with the following:
- the LOC137249922 gene encoding protein transport protein Sec24C-like produces the protein MTNPISFIIENQNSAGDAFITNEQGLLPPLVTTKYVVEDQGNSSPRYVRSSLYCIPATADLVKTTALSITLTASPMARTVEGEYEPPIVNFGELGAIRSNRCKAQ, from the exons atgacAAATCCGATAAgctttatcattgaaaatcaaaatagcgctggtgatgcttttattactaatgaacagggtttattaccaccattggtgaccacaaaatatgtggtagaagatcagggtaactcctcgccacgttacgttag gtcgtctttgtattgcatacctgcaacagctgatttagtaaaaacaacagctttgtccattacacttaccgcctcaccaatggcacgaacggttgagggtgaatatgagccacccattgtaaattttggtgaattgggtgcaattagatctaatcgttgcaaggctcaatag